Proteins encoded together in one Schumannella luteola window:
- a CDS encoding MarR family transcriptional regulator, whose translation MSRESSPGDAGRRTPADRGAPAQRSDAERAALEREHAAAARDAEAGGGAPPIDPEVRELGHELRRSVAVIYRRFRSLRAQGDLGESATEVLAALTATGPQSLSELADRDRVALSTISQTVNRLEQLGLVRREPDPRDGRRVSIVPTEAGAEIAAVDRVRRHAWFDRILADLPAEDRAVLDRAARILRDIGEA comes from the coding sequence GTGAGCAGGGAATCAAGTCCGGGCGATGCCGGGCGCCGGACGCCCGCCGATCGCGGCGCCCCCGCGCAGCGCAGCGACGCCGAACGTGCTGCGCTCGAGCGGGAGCACGCGGCCGCCGCGCGCGACGCCGAGGCCGGCGGCGGTGCTCCGCCGATCGACCCGGAGGTGCGCGAGCTCGGCCACGAGCTGCGCCGTAGCGTCGCCGTGATCTACCGCCGCTTCCGCAGTCTGCGCGCCCAGGGCGACCTCGGCGAGAGCGCGACCGAGGTGCTCGCGGCGCTCACCGCGACCGGGCCTCAGTCGCTCAGCGAGCTCGCCGACCGCGACCGTGTCGCCCTCTCGACGATCAGCCAGACCGTCAACCGCCTCGAGCAGCTCGGGCTCGTGCGGCGCGAGCCCGATCCGCGCGACGGACGCCGCGTCAGCATCGTGCCGACGGAGGCCGGCGCCGAGATCGCCGCCGTCGACCGCGTGCGCCGGCACGCCTGGTTCGACCGCATCCTCGCTGATCTCCCCGCCGAGGACCGGGCCGTGCTCGACCGCGCGGCCCGCATCCTGCGCGACATCGGCGAGGCGTAG
- a CDS encoding cysteine hydrolase family protein, translating into MPVTTLDPSVALVVIDLQKGIAVDPRAHPVAPVVANAVALLDAFRARELPVVLVNVTGGTGVRTDQSAARAAAGAGVGAGGRTFPDDFAELIPELDARTSDILVTKRTVGAFTGTDLEERLRERGVTQLVVVGIATSAGVESTVRAAADLGFHVSVATDACTDTSIAGHEASVSAGLPRFAETGTTAEVLALLPALAR; encoded by the coding sequence ATGCCCGTCACCACCCTCGATCCGTCCGTCGCCCTCGTCGTCATCGACCTGCAGAAGGGCATCGCCGTCGACCCGCGCGCGCATCCGGTCGCCCCGGTCGTCGCGAACGCGGTGGCCCTGCTCGACGCCTTCCGCGCTCGCGAGCTTCCCGTCGTGCTCGTCAACGTCACCGGCGGAACCGGCGTGCGCACCGATCAGAGCGCCGCGCGCGCCGCCGCCGGAGCCGGCGTGGGCGCCGGCGGCCGCACCTTCCCGGACGACTTCGCCGAGCTGATCCCCGAGCTGGATGCGCGCACGAGCGACATCCTCGTGACCAAGCGAACGGTCGGCGCCTTCACCGGCACCGATCTCGAGGAGCGTCTGCGCGAGCGCGGCGTGACCCAGCTCGTCGTCGTCGGCATCGCGACGAGCGCCGGCGTCGAGTCGACCGTGCGCGCCGCCGCCGACCTCGGCTTCCACGTGAGCGTCGCGACCGATGCCTGCACCGACACCTCGATCGCCGGACACGAGGCCAGCGTCAGCGCCGGGCTCCCCCGCTTCGCCGAGACCGGCACCACCGCGGAGGTGCTCGCGCTGCTGCCGGCGCTCGCCCGATGA
- a CDS encoding MFS transporter has translation MSARDTAAHDTAAHDLAGPAAGATPTSATADTRIPRRLYAPLIIGTILNPINSSIVAVALVPIAAAFGVPASQSAWLVTGLYLATSVGQPLAGRLVDAVGAKPVFLVGAALTMLAGLIGAFAPAFGWLIAARVVLGLGTCAGYPSSMSVARSRTTDPTAKGARTLLTVLAVATQTVAVIGPTLGGALIGVGGWPAVFAINVPLGLLSLVLGALFLPSARRDAPADAVVGATDAAAADATGGAAPRRRIRLDLPGLALFILALLPLLVVIMEPTAGLTWMLIIAVLAGVGFVLRELRTTEPFIDLRMIGGNRALLSTYIRATLTALVSYTFLYGFTQWLEHARGLSPATAGLILLPTFAVAIVVSALTGRVARLRPKLSVAAAAQLISCVIMLFASAQSPLWMLVAAAVVMGVSQGLANVTNQQALIAVAPAAQMGSAAGIMRTFFYFGAILSGAATALFFGAAADTDGLHRVAIVSIVASSLLLALTLVDRSLRPRSAAPIASSAT, from the coding sequence ATGAGCGCCCGCGACACGGCCGCCCACGACACCGCCGCCCACGATCTCGCCGGACCCGCCGCCGGGGCCACCCCGACCAGCGCCACCGCCGACACCCGCATCCCGCGCCGCCTCTACGCGCCGCTCATCATCGGCACGATCCTCAATCCGATCAATTCCTCGATCGTCGCCGTCGCGCTCGTGCCGATCGCGGCCGCGTTCGGCGTGCCGGCATCCCAGTCGGCGTGGCTCGTGACCGGGCTCTACCTGGCGACCTCGGTCGGCCAGCCCCTGGCCGGACGCCTCGTGGATGCGGTCGGCGCGAAGCCCGTCTTCCTGGTCGGCGCGGCGCTCACGATGCTCGCGGGCCTGATCGGAGCCTTCGCTCCCGCCTTCGGCTGGCTCATCGCCGCCCGCGTCGTGCTCGGGCTCGGCACCTGCGCCGGCTACCCCTCGTCGATGTCGGTCGCCCGCTCGCGCACGACCGACCCGACCGCGAAGGGCGCACGCACCCTGCTGACGGTGCTCGCCGTCGCGACGCAGACGGTCGCGGTGATCGGCCCGACTCTCGGCGGCGCGCTCATCGGCGTCGGCGGATGGCCGGCCGTCTTCGCGATCAACGTGCCGCTCGGGCTCCTCAGCCTCGTGCTCGGCGCGCTGTTCCTGCCGTCGGCGAGGCGCGACGCGCCCGCGGACGCCGTCGTCGGCGCGACGGACGCCGCCGCCGCGGACGCGACAGGCGGCGCCGCGCCCCGCCGTCGCATCCGCCTCGACCTGCCGGGCCTGGCGCTGTTCATCCTCGCGCTGCTGCCCCTGCTCGTCGTCATCATGGAGCCCACGGCGGGCCTGACCTGGATGCTGATCATCGCCGTGCTCGCGGGCGTCGGCTTCGTGCTGCGCGAACTGCGCACGACCGAGCCGTTCATCGACCTGCGCATGATCGGCGGCAACCGGGCGCTGCTGTCGACGTACATCCGCGCGACGCTGACGGCGCTGGTCAGCTACACGTTCCTCTACGGCTTCACGCAGTGGCTCGAGCACGCGCGCGGCCTGTCGCCTGCGACGGCGGGGCTCATCCTGCTGCCGACCTTCGCGGTCGCGATCGTCGTCTCGGCGCTGACCGGACGGGTCGCCCGCCTGCGCCCGAAGCTCTCGGTCGCGGCGGCGGCGCAGCTGATCAGCTGCGTGATCATGCTGTTCGCCAGCGCGCAGAGTCCGCTCTGGATGCTCGTCGCGGCCGCCGTCGTCATGGGCGTCTCGCAGGGCCTCGCCAACGTGACGAACCAGCAGGCGCTCATCGCGGTCGCGCCGGCCGCCCAGATGGGATCAGCCGCCGGCATCATGCGCACCTTCTTCTACTTCGGCGCGATCCTCTCGGGCGCGGCGACGGCGCTGTTCTTCGGCGCGGCCGCCGACACCGACGGCCTGCACCGGGTCGCGATCGTGTCGATCGTGGCGAGCTCGCTGCTGCTCGCGCTCACGCTCGTCGATCGCTCGCTGCGCCCCCGTTCGGCCGCACCCATCGCATCCAGCGCCACCTGA
- a CDS encoding pyridoxal phosphate-dependent decarboxylase family protein translates to MTDPADLTSTDPAARMHAILPETVDTVDEVLDYARRRALGTDIPLDKAMTERDLFRLAGRTITSGGIGARRATAVFENVLAPACLTTDHPGYLAFIPSAPSKAASAFDVIVSASAVYGGSWIEGSGAVYAENEVLHWLAAEFGLPEGAGGVFMQGGTIGNLSALVAARDVARRRFADEGRARPDRWVVVCSSEAHSSITSAAEVMDVDVVGVPTGDDGRLHGDAVEAALDEFGDAVFAVVATGGTTNFGIVDDIASVAAVTKPRGVWLHIDGAYGLAAMLVEGMRPLFAGVEHADSLIVDPHKWLFAPFDACALIYRDPAQALRAHTQRAEYLDTLTDAADWNPSDLGIQLTRRARGLPMWFSLATHGTERYRAAIDHGIRLARQIADEIAARPSLSLVRDPQLSIVVFRREGWTLADYDRWSQKLLDDQIGFVVPSSHNGEPVVRFAIINPLTTFELLVKILDTME, encoded by the coding sequence ATGACCGATCCGGCCGACCTCACGAGCACCGACCCCGCCGCGCGGATGCACGCGATCCTGCCCGAGACCGTCGACACCGTCGACGAGGTGCTCGACTACGCCCGTCGCCGCGCGCTCGGCACCGACATCCCGCTCGACAAGGCCATGACCGAGCGCGACCTCTTCCGCCTCGCCGGCCGCACGATCACGAGCGGCGGCATCGGCGCCCGTCGGGCCACGGCCGTGTTCGAGAACGTGCTCGCGCCCGCCTGCCTCACGACCGACCACCCCGGGTACCTCGCCTTCATCCCCTCGGCGCCGAGCAAGGCCGCCAGCGCCTTCGACGTGATCGTCTCGGCATCGGCCGTCTACGGCGGCTCGTGGATCGAGGGATCCGGCGCGGTCTACGCCGAGAACGAGGTGCTGCACTGGCTCGCCGCCGAGTTCGGCCTGCCCGAGGGCGCCGGCGGCGTCTTCATGCAGGGCGGCACGATCGGCAACCTCTCGGCCCTCGTCGCCGCGCGCGACGTCGCCCGCCGCCGTTTCGCCGACGAGGGCCGCGCCCGCCCCGACCGCTGGGTCGTCGTCTGCAGCAGCGAGGCGCACTCGTCGATCACGTCGGCCGCCGAAGTCATGGACGTGGATGTCGTCGGCGTGCCCACCGGCGACGACGGACGTCTGCACGGCGATGCGGTCGAGGCCGCGCTCGACGAGTTCGGCGACGCCGTCTTCGCGGTGGTCGCGACCGGCGGCACCACCAACTTCGGCATCGTCGACGACATCGCCTCGGTCGCCGCGGTGACGAAGCCGCGCGGCGTCTGGCTGCACATCGACGGCGCCTACGGCCTGGCCGCGATGCTGGTCGAGGGGATGCGTCCGCTCTTCGCCGGCGTCGAGCACGCCGACTCGCTCATCGTCGACCCGCACAAGTGGCTGTTCGCGCCCTTCGACGCCTGCGCGCTGATCTACCGCGACCCGGCGCAGGCGCTGCGCGCGCACACCCAACGCGCCGAGTACCTCGACACCCTCACCGACGCCGCCGACTGGAACCCGTCGGACCTCGGCATCCAGCTCACCCGCCGCGCCCGCGGCCTGCCGATGTGGTTCTCGCTCGCCACCCACGGCACCGAGCGCTACCGCGCGGCGATCGACCACGGCATCCGCCTCGCCCGGCAGATCGCCGACGAGATCGCGGCCCGGCCCTCGCTGTCGCTCGTGCGCGACCCGCAGCTGTCGATCGTCGTCTTCCGCCGCGAGGGCTGGACCCTCGCCGACTACGACCGCTGGTCGCAGAAGCTGCTCGACGACCAGATCGGCTTCGTCGTGCCGAGCTCGCATAACGGCGAGCCGGTCGTGCGCTTCGCGATCATCAACCCGCTCACGACCTTCGAGCTGCTGGTGAAGATCCTCGACACGATGGAGTGA
- a CDS encoding TetR/AcrR family transcriptional regulator, with amino-acid sequence MTSTSTAPRTRKSPAERRAEIERAARELALEQGLAALTLRAVAARVGVASGLVSHYIDGMDELVAATFAAIVADELDDVTALLGAEPAPSWRIGALIDTVLDGGRDDVTLVWVQGWALGTGNAALAAAVREQMDAWQAMIAGVISDGIAQGSFGLAASASGDADAVAWQLLALIDGLNAHSLVRWQAAPDRRALTLRVAAALLGADPAALSAGSDAHPASPPAHPRSDHHPGENP; translated from the coding sequence ATGACGTCAACATCCACCGCACCCCGCACCCGCAAGTCGCCCGCCGAGCGTCGAGCTGAGATCGAGCGCGCCGCCCGCGAGCTCGCACTCGAGCAGGGACTCGCCGCGCTCACGCTGCGCGCGGTCGCCGCCCGCGTGGGCGTCGCCTCCGGTCTCGTCTCCCACTACATCGACGGCATGGACGAGCTCGTCGCCGCCACCTTCGCCGCGATCGTCGCCGACGAGCTCGACGACGTCACCGCGCTGCTCGGCGCCGAGCCGGCGCCGTCGTGGCGCATCGGAGCGCTCATCGACACCGTGCTCGACGGCGGCCGCGACGACGTCACGCTCGTCTGGGTGCAGGGCTGGGCGCTCGGCACCGGCAACGCGGCGCTCGCCGCGGCCGTGCGCGAGCAGATGGATGCCTGGCAGGCCATGATCGCGGGCGTCATCTCCGACGGAATCGCGCAGGGCTCCTTCGGCCTCGCCGCGAGTGCGTCCGGTGACGCCGACGCGGTCGCCTGGCAGCTGCTCGCCCTCATCGACGGACTCAACGCCCACTCGCTCGTACGCTGGCAGGCGGCGCCCGACCGCCGCGCACTCACCCTGCGCGTCGCCGCGGCGCTGCTCGGCGCCGACCCCGCAGCCCTGAGCGCGGGCAGCGACGCCCACCCGGCATCGCCCCCCGCGCATCCTCGCTCCGACCACCACCCGGGAGAGAACCCATGA
- a CDS encoding agmatine deiminase family protein, producing MTWRMPAETHPHERSWMAFPVAGQTLGDTGAEREECYAAWTAVGRAIAEFEPLTMVVDPSEAARARDLLGSGVELLEAPLDEFWMRDFGPSFVLDPERPGVLGAVDWIFNGWGDHEWSDWAKAAEIARVIAGRTGAELVSSTLVNEGGGIHVDGEGTVLLTETVQLDPRRNRYADKARVEAEMLRTIGATTPIWLPRGLTRDYDEFGTNGHVDIVATFPSPGHVLLHEQRDPAHPDHEVSREIRAVLAGARDAAGRALEIVELPAPTQIRDEEGLVDWSYVNHYVLNGGVIACGFGDEKSDAEARAILADAYPGREVVTVDARAIFARGGGIHCITQQQPALVPVGAHAGA from the coding sequence ATGACCTGGCGCATGCCGGCCGAGACCCACCCCCACGAGCGCAGCTGGATGGCCTTCCCCGTCGCCGGCCAGACTCTCGGCGACACCGGCGCCGAGCGCGAGGAGTGCTACGCCGCCTGGACGGCCGTGGGCCGCGCGATCGCCGAGTTCGAGCCGCTCACGATGGTCGTCGACCCGAGCGAGGCCGCCCGCGCCCGCGACCTGCTCGGCTCGGGCGTCGAGCTGCTCGAGGCCCCGCTCGACGAGTTCTGGATGCGCGACTTCGGCCCCAGCTTCGTGCTCGACCCCGAGCGCCCCGGCGTGCTCGGCGCGGTCGACTGGATCTTCAACGGCTGGGGCGACCACGAATGGTCGGACTGGGCGAAGGCGGCCGAGATCGCCCGCGTGATCGCCGGACGCACCGGCGCCGAGCTCGTCAGCTCGACGCTCGTGAACGAGGGCGGCGGCATCCACGTCGACGGCGAGGGCACCGTGCTGCTCACCGAGACGGTGCAGCTCGACCCGCGCCGCAACCGCTACGCCGACAAGGCCCGTGTCGAGGCCGAGATGCTGCGCACGATCGGCGCGACCACCCCGATCTGGCTGCCGCGCGGGCTCACCCGCGACTACGACGAGTTCGGCACCAACGGCCACGTCGACATCGTCGCGACCTTCCCCTCCCCCGGCCACGTGCTGCTGCACGAGCAGCGCGACCCCGCGCACCCCGACCACGAGGTCTCGCGCGAGATCCGCGCGGTGCTGGCCGGCGCTCGCGACGCCGCCGGGCGCGCGCTCGAGATCGTCGAGCTGCCGGCTCCGACGCAGATCCGCGACGAGGAGGGCCTGGTCGACTGGAGCTACGTCAACCACTACGTGCTCAACGGCGGCGTGATCGCCTGCGGTTTCGGCGACGAGAAGTCGGATGCCGAGGCGCGCGCGATCCTCGCCGACGCCTACCCGGGCCGCGAGGTCGTGACGGTGGATGCGCGGGCGATCTTCGCGCGCGGCGGCGGCATCCACTGCATCACCCAGCAGCAGCCGGCGCTCGTGCCGGTCGGCGCGCACGCGGGCGCCTGA
- a CDS encoding amidase — protein sequence MSESSIDRGSERSVVAPFDVVETGIAELRAALESGAVTSVDLVRAYLARIDAYDLPGTATALNAVVVRNPEALAEAAASDARRTAGALLGPLDGIPYTAKDSYLVRGLTAAAGSPAFEHLVAQRDAFTIERLRGAGAICLGLTNMPPMANGGMQRGVYGRAESPYNADFLAAPFASGSSNGSGTATAASFAAFGLGEETWSSGRGPASNNALCAYTPSRGVISTRGNWPLVPTMDVVVPHTRTMADLLEVLDVIVADDPEKRGDLWRAQPWIAIPAASSVRPASYVALGSVARATTLAGSPAESPATTEPTATTEPSASTSPDTVGSAGAGPLAGARIGIPTMFLGTDPLAGTAENPGIGGPTGQRIQARPSIVALWEAARRDLEAAGATVVETDFPVLSNYEGDRPGATTIATAGRVSPTYLKREIVDLSAWGWQDFLQANGDPALDTLVGVEGARIFPQPAGALPDRYTGFDDDIADYPEWVASHPEVRTFLDIPELEAGMRGLERTRRDDLEAWLDEQGLDAVVFPAVSDVGPADMDVEPGSADLGWRNGVWVANGNLVIRHLGVPTVTVPMGTMADIGMPVGLTFAGRAYDDSRLLQLAVAFEATGDLATGDTTTGPRRTEPGRTPRLLPDED from the coding sequence ATGAGCGAGTCGAGCATCGACCGCGGCTCCGAGCGATCCGTCGTCGCGCCCTTCGACGTCGTCGAGACGGGCATCGCCGAGCTGCGCGCCGCGCTCGAGAGCGGTGCGGTCACGAGCGTCGACCTCGTGCGCGCCTACCTCGCGCGCATCGACGCCTACGACCTCCCCGGCACCGCGACGGCACTCAACGCCGTCGTCGTGCGCAACCCCGAGGCGCTCGCCGAGGCCGCCGCGTCGGATGCCCGCCGCACCGCGGGCGCCCTGCTCGGCCCGCTCGACGGCATCCCGTACACCGCCAAGGACAGCTACCTCGTGCGCGGACTCACCGCCGCCGCCGGCAGTCCCGCGTTCGAGCACCTCGTCGCCCAGCGCGACGCCTTCACGATCGAGCGTCTGCGCGGCGCCGGCGCGATCTGCTTGGGGCTCACGAACATGCCCCCGATGGCGAACGGCGGCATGCAGCGCGGCGTCTACGGCCGCGCCGAGAGCCCGTACAACGCCGACTTCCTCGCCGCACCCTTCGCCTCCGGGTCCTCTAACGGATCCGGCACCGCGACGGCCGCGAGCTTCGCCGCCTTCGGACTCGGCGAGGAGACCTGGTCGAGCGGCCGCGGCCCTGCATCCAACAACGCCCTCTGCGCCTACACGCCCTCGCGCGGAGTCATCTCGACGCGCGGCAACTGGCCGCTCGTACCCACCATGGACGTCGTCGTGCCGCACACCCGCACGATGGCCGACCTGCTCGAGGTGCTCGACGTGATCGTCGCCGACGACCCCGAGAAGCGCGGCGACCTGTGGCGGGCGCAGCCGTGGATCGCGATCCCGGCCGCCAGCAGCGTGAGGCCGGCGTCGTACGTCGCGCTCGGCTCGGTCGCGCGCGCGACGACGCTCGCGGGGTCGCCCGCTGAGTCGCCCGCGACGACGGAGCCGACCGCGACGACGGAGCCGAGCGCGTCGACCAGCCCGGACACGGTCGGCAGCGCCGGAGCGGGCCCGCTCGCCGGGGCCCGCATCGGCATCCCGACCATGTTCCTCGGCACGGATCCGCTCGCCGGTACCGCCGAGAACCCGGGCATCGGCGGCCCGACCGGGCAGCGCATCCAGGCCCGACCGAGCATCGTGGCGCTCTGGGAGGCCGCCCGCCGCGACCTCGAGGCCGCCGGGGCGACGGTCGTCGAGACCGACTTCCCGGTGCTGTCGAACTACGAGGGCGACCGCCCGGGCGCGACGACGATCGCGACCGCCGGCCGCGTGAGCCCGACCTATCTGAAGCGCGAGATCGTCGACCTCTCGGCCTGGGGCTGGCAGGACTTCCTGCAGGCCAACGGCGACCCCGCTCTCGACACGCTCGTCGGCGTCGAGGGCGCCCGGATCTTCCCGCAGCCCGCGGGCGCGCTGCCCGACCGCTACACGGGCTTCGACGACGACATCGCCGATTACCCGGAGTGGGTCGCGAGCCACCCCGAGGTGCGGACCTTCCTCGACATCCCCGAACTCGAGGCGGGGATGCGCGGACTCGAGCGGACCCGCCGCGACGACCTCGAGGCCTGGCTCGACGAGCAGGGTCTCGACGCGGTCGTGTTCCCCGCGGTCAGCGACGTCGGCCCGGCCGACATGGACGTGGAGCCGGGCTCCGCCGACCTCGGCTGGCGCAACGGCGTGTGGGTCGCGAACGGCAACCTCGTCATCCGGCACCTCGGCGTCCCGACCGTCACGGTGCCGATGGGCACGATGGCCGACATCGGCATGCCGGTCGGTCTCACCTTCGCCGGCCGCGCCTACGACGACAGCCGGCTGCTGCAGCTCGCCGTCGCCTTCGAGGCGACGGGCGACCTGGCGACCGGCGACACGACGACGGGGCCCCGCCGGACCGAACCCGGCAGGACCCCGCGCCTTCTCCCCGACGAGGACTAG
- a CDS encoding glycoside hydrolase family 16 protein: MMIRTTRSTAIRRRRPALFALAAGVAVLAVGATSAVSGTANAPKAHAENLVWSQDFDGAAGSAPDGNVWNFETGGGGWGNGELQNYTDSRANSELDGNGNLVITARQEGDGSYTSARLTTAGKYQPQYGRVEARIQIPRGQGIWPAFWMLGGDIGSNPWPGSGEIDIMENVGFEPHRVHGTIHGPGYSGAAGPTSTYQHPQGWSFADDFHTFAVDWSPGRIAWSVDGNVYSERTTADTNGNPWVFDKPFFIILNVAVGGQWPGYPDGTTQMPQSMKVDYVRVYSN, encoded by the coding sequence ATGATGATTCGCACCACACGATCGACGGCGATTCGGCGCCGTCGGCCGGCGCTGTTCGCGCTCGCGGCCGGGGTGGCCGTGCTCGCGGTCGGAGCCACATCCGCCGTCAGCGGCACCGCCAACGCGCCGAAGGCGCACGCCGAGAACCTGGTCTGGTCGCAGGACTTCGATGGCGCGGCCGGATCGGCGCCCGACGGCAACGTCTGGAACTTCGAGACCGGCGGAGGCGGCTGGGGCAACGGCGAGCTGCAGAATTACACCGACTCGCGCGCCAACTCCGAGCTCGACGGCAACGGCAACCTGGTCATCACCGCCCGTCAGGAGGGCGACGGCTCGTACACCTCCGCGCGACTCACCACCGCCGGCAAGTACCAGCCGCAGTACGGCCGGGTCGAGGCCCGCATCCAGATCCCGCGCGGCCAGGGCATCTGGCCGGCCTTCTGGATGCTCGGCGGCGACATCGGCAGCAACCCGTGGCCGGGCTCGGGCGAGATCGACATCATGGAGAACGTCGGCTTCGAGCCGCACCGCGTGCACGGCACGATCCACGGCCCCGGCTACTCGGGAGCGGCCGGACCCACCAGCACCTACCAGCACCCGCAGGGCTGGTCGTTCGCGGATGACTTCCACACCTTCGCTGTCGACTGGTCGCCGGGCCGCATCGCCTGGTCGGTCGACGGCAACGTCTACTCCGAGCGCACCACCGCCGACACCAACGGCAACCCGTGGGTCTTCGACAAGCCCTTCTTCATCATCCTCAACGTCGCGGTCGGTGGGCAGTGGCCCGGCTACCCCGACGGCACGACACAGATGCCGCAGTCGATGAAGGTCGACTACGTGCGGGTGTACTCGAACTAG
- a CDS encoding Gfo/Idh/MocA family protein → MTRQLGIGLISVGWMGRAHSRAYRNVHERFPDLGARPRLVVAADVAESGRSAAVEELGYERATADWREVIADPEVDAVSICAPNFLHREMAIAAAEAGKPFWIEKPMGISLEESTQIADAAAAAGVVTAVGFSYRHAPIIARARELVRSGRIGRVTNVRVGFVADYSADAEAPLTWRYARARAGSGVLGDLLSHGFHLAEHVVGEIAELVADQSIFIAERPIVTGDAVGHAAQAGTERGTVENEDYSAIIAHFAGGAVGVFESSRVSTGSRSEYTLEVHGTLGTLRWDFTRMNELEIATRDDEFYGFSTVLAGPADGEFSRFQPGPGIPMGFDDLKTIEASHFLRSVVTGEQDGPSVADGRRAAQLVDAAERSAASRGWVAAS, encoded by the coding sequence ATGACCCGTCAGCTCGGCATCGGCCTCATCAGCGTCGGATGGATGGGCCGCGCCCATTCCCGCGCCTATCGCAACGTGCACGAGCGGTTCCCCGATCTGGGCGCCCGGCCGCGGCTCGTCGTCGCCGCCGACGTCGCCGAGAGCGGCCGGAGCGCCGCCGTCGAGGAGCTCGGCTACGAGCGCGCGACCGCCGACTGGCGCGAGGTGATCGCCGATCCCGAGGTCGACGCGGTCTCGATCTGCGCCCCGAACTTCCTGCACCGCGAGATGGCGATCGCCGCGGCCGAGGCCGGCAAGCCGTTCTGGATCGAGAAGCCGATGGGAATCTCGCTCGAGGAGAGCACGCAGATCGCAGATGCCGCTGCGGCGGCCGGCGTCGTGACCGCGGTCGGCTTCAGCTACCGCCACGCGCCGATCATCGCCCGCGCCCGCGAGCTGGTGCGCTCGGGCCGCATCGGCCGGGTCACCAACGTGCGCGTCGGGTTCGTGGCCGACTACTCCGCCGACGCCGAGGCGCCCCTCACCTGGCGCTACGCCCGCGCGAGGGCGGGCAGCGGCGTGCTGGGCGACCTGCTCTCGCACGGCTTCCACCTGGCCGAGCACGTGGTCGGCGAGATCGCCGAGCTCGTCGCCGACCAGAGCATCTTCATCGCCGAGCGCCCGATCGTCACGGGGGATGCGGTCGGTCACGCCGCCCAGGCCGGCACCGAACGCGGCACGGTCGAGAACGAGGACTACAGCGCGATCATCGCCCACTTCGCCGGCGGCGCCGTCGGCGTCTTCGAATCGAGCCGCGTCTCGACGGGCTCGCGGTCGGAGTACACCCTCGAGGTGCACGGCACCCTCGGCACGCTGCGCTGGGACTTCACCCGCATGAACGAGCTCGAGATCGCCACCCGCGACGACGAGTTCTACGGCTTCTCGACCGTGCTCGCCGGGCCCGCCGACGGCGAGTTCTCGCGCTTCCAGCCGGGCCCCGGCATCCCGATGGGCTTCGACGACCTCAAGACGATCGAGGCCTCGCACTTCCTGCGCTCGGTCGTGACCGGCGAGCAGGACGGTCCCTCGGTCGCCGACGGCCGCCGCGCCGCCCAGCTGGTGGATGCGGCCGAGCGCTCCGCTGCGTCGCGCGGTTGGGTCGCGGCGAGCTGA